A genome region from Lactobacillus sp. ESL0791 includes the following:
- a CDS encoding PTS glucitol/sorbitol transporter subunit IIB: MTEYNSVKVTRGDGGWGGPITITPTKEAHTILYVTGGNKPEIVDKLAKLTGMNVVDGFKTSIPDNEIAVAVVDCGGTLRCGIYPKKNIKTINILPTGKSGPLAEFITPELYVSSVGPDQISLTDETAVPAATTAAESAENPKIDTTKTLTQQKNGGWIAKIGVGVGKVVATFNQAAKKSVKTVIDTILPFMAFVSLLIGIINASGIGNWFAKLMTPLAGNVWGLMILGFICSLPFLSPLLGPGAVIGQVIGTLIGVEIGKGNISPQFALPALFAINTQNGCDFIPVGLGLMDAKAETVEVGVTSVLYSRFINGVPRVFIAWLASFGLYAGK; the protein is encoded by the coding sequence ATGACTGAATATAATAGTGTTAAAGTAACCCGTGGCGATGGGGGCTGGGGCGGCCCTATTACTATCACCCCTACCAAAGAAGCACACACAATTTTGTACGTGACTGGGGGAAACAAACCGGAAATTGTTGATAAACTGGCTAAGTTAACGGGAATGAATGTCGTTGACGGCTTTAAAACTTCTATTCCCGATAATGAGATTGCAGTTGCGGTCGTTGATTGCGGTGGTACCTTACGTTGCGGCATTTATCCGAAAAAAAATATCAAGACGATTAATATTTTACCAACCGGCAAATCAGGCCCTTTAGCCGAATTTATTACTCCGGAACTGTATGTTTCGAGCGTGGGCCCGGACCAAATAAGTTTGACAGACGAAACGGCGGTGCCTGCTGCGACTACGGCAGCAGAATCTGCTGAAAATCCAAAGATTGATACGACCAAAACGCTTACCCAGCAAAAAAATGGCGGCTGGATTGCCAAAATTGGCGTCGGCGTCGGTAAGGTGGTAGCCACTTTTAATCAGGCGGCTAAGAAGTCGGTTAAGACGGTGATTGATACAATCCTACCATTTATGGCTTTTGTTTCACTGCTAATCGGAATAATTAATGCTTCGGGAATTGGTAATTGGTTTGCCAAGTTGATGACACCGCTGGCTGGTAATGTTTGGGGATTGATGATCTTAGGATTTATTTGTTCGCTGCCGTTTTTATCACCATTATTAGGGCCAGGGGCAGTAATCGGTCAGGTTATTGGTACTCTGATTGGTGTTGAAATTGGCAAGGGTAATATCTCACCGCAATTTGCGCTTCCGGCATTATTTGCAATTAATACCCAAAATGGTTGTGATTTTATCCCTGTAGGTTTAGGGCTGATGGATGCTAAAGCAGAAACTGTTGAAGTTGGTGTTACCTCAGTTCTTTACTCAAGATTTATTAATGGTGTGCCGCGGGTCTTTATCGCTTGGCTAGCCAGCTTCGGCCTGTATGCTGGTAAATAG
- a CDS encoding PTS glucitol/sorbitol transporter subunit IIA, whose amino-acid sequence MTEIKIPIFQTEVTEIGQDAQSFKDINMLILFGNEAPDLLKESCFIINSKDLKDKITPGMTIQIGNDTYTITAVGKEVDTNLRNLGHIAIKFTGEDKAELPGSLYVEKKEFPTIAVGTKILIF is encoded by the coding sequence ATGACAGAGATTAAGATACCCATTTTTCAAACAGAAGTGACAGAGATCGGTCAGGATGCCCAGTCCTTTAAAGACATAAATATGTTAATTCTATTTGGTAATGAAGCACCTGATTTGCTTAAGGAATCATGTTTTATAATTAATTCAAAGGATTTAAAGGATAAGATTACGCCAGGAATGACAATCCAAATTGGTAATGATACATATACAATCACGGCCGTGGGTAAAGAAGTTGATACGAATTTACGTAATTTAGGCCATATTGCAATTAAATTTACCGGTGAAGATAAGGCAGAATTACCGGGTTCCTTATATGTAGAAAAAAAGGAGTTTCCGACAATTGCGGTCGGTACGAAAATCTTGATCTTTTAA
- the trpB gene encoding tryptophan synthase subunit beta has translation MTNKQAKITTNPVDGRYGEVYGGQYVPEALMPELEKVTKVFNELKDDPAFNREFNDLLQNYANRPSLLYYAKNMTEDLGGAQIYLKREDLNHTGAHKINNVIGQGILAKHLGKKRLIAETGAGQHGVATATIAALLGMECEIYMGQVDTERQKLNVYRMELLGAKVHAVTSGSKVLKDAVNAALQEWARRSDDTFYLLGSAVGPAPYPEMVKHFQSVISKESKKQLQERTGKLPDAVVACVGGGSNAIGSFAEYIAEPSVRLIGVEAAGKGIHTKQTAATVENGSVGIFHGMKSLFLQNDDGQIDPVYSISAGLDYPGVGPEHTALNESGRAQYVGITDDEAVQAFEYIAKEEGIIAAIESCHAIAYVEKLAPTMRKDQIIVCTLSGRGDKDVASIAKYRGVKIDE, from the coding sequence ATGACAAATAAACAAGCAAAAATTACTACTAATCCTGTCGATGGCCGCTACGGCGAAGTTTACGGCGGGCAATATGTTCCTGAGGCCTTAATGCCGGAGCTAGAAAAGGTTACCAAGGTTTTTAATGAACTGAAAGACGATCCGGCTTTTAACCGTGAATTTAATGATCTGCTGCAAAATTATGCGAACCGCCCGTCGCTGCTCTATTATGCCAAAAACATGACGGAAGACTTGGGCGGCGCCCAGATTTATTTGAAGCGTGAGGACCTGAACCACACCGGTGCCCACAAGATTAACAACGTTATTGGCCAGGGAATCCTTGCCAAGCATTTGGGTAAAAAACGGCTGATTGCCGAAACCGGTGCCGGCCAGCACGGTGTTGCCACTGCCACCATTGCAGCTTTGCTGGGCATGGAATGCGAGATTTACATGGGACAAGTTGATACGGAACGGCAAAAATTAAATGTTTACCGAATGGAGCTTCTTGGTGCCAAAGTTCATGCAGTAACTTCGGGTTCTAAAGTACTAAAAGATGCGGTTAATGCTGCCTTGCAGGAATGGGCACGACGCAGCGACGATACTTTTTACCTATTGGGTTCGGCGGTCGGACCGGCTCCATATCCGGAAATGGTCAAGCATTTTCAAAGTGTTATTTCTAAGGAATCGAAAAAGCAGCTGCAGGAGCGCACCGGCAAATTGCCGGATGCCGTTGTTGCCTGTGTCGGCGGCGGCAGTAATGCCATCGGCAGTTTTGCCGAATATATTGCCGAGCCGAGTGTGCGGCTGATTGGTGTTGAGGCAGCGGGAAAAGGAATTCATACCAAACAAACTGCGGCAACCGTTGAAAACGGCAGCGTGGGCATTTTTCACGGGATGAAGTCCCTGTTTTTACAAAACGATGATGGGCAAATCGATCCTGTTTATTCCATTTCCGCCGGTCTTGATTATCCCGGAGTGGGTCCGGAACATACCGCGTTAAATGAAAGCGGTCGGGCCCAGTATGTGGGCATCACCGATGATGAGGCAGTCCAGGCCTTTGAATATATTGCTAAAGAAGAGGGGATTATTGCCGCAATTGAGAGCTGCCATGCGATTGCTTATGTTGAAAAATTGGCGCCAACAATGCGCAAGGATCAGATTATTGTCTGCACACTATCGGGACGCGGCGATAAGGATGTTGCCAGCATTGCTAAATACAGAGGGGTAAAGATCGATGAGTAA
- the trpA gene encoding tryptophan synthase subunit alpha yields MSNLSEIFKNKKAFIPFIVADDPDAATTVNNILALAEAGADIVELGLPFSDPVADGPVVQAADLRAFKAGVSTKEIFTIVEAVRRKSQVPLVFFTYLNIVFKYGYREFLEKCQQLNIAGLIVPDLPYESRPEIAPLAAEYDIDIIPLIAETSGDRIQKIAQSATGFIYIMASPAPDEMTVKLPRLLSEVRKYTTLPIVISANVQTAQEFAQAAAIADGVAVSDAFVELVGQQEAPEKLKEFAQKITAKDC; encoded by the coding sequence ATGAGTAATTTAAGTGAAATTTTTAAAAATAAAAAGGCGTTTATTCCTTTTATTGTTGCTGATGATCCTGATGCTGCGACCACGGTTAATAATATCTTGGCCTTAGCAGAAGCCGGTGCTGATATTGTCGAGTTGGGGCTGCCGTTTTCGGATCCCGTGGCTGATGGCCCGGTGGTGCAGGCGGCAGATTTACGGGCTTTTAAGGCCGGGGTGTCGACCAAGGAAATTTTCACCATTGTTGAGGCAGTCAGGAGAAAATCACAGGTGCCGTTAGTCTTTTTTACTTACCTGAATATTGTTTTCAAGTATGGTTACCGTGAATTTTTAGAAAAATGTCAGCAGTTAAATATCGCTGGCTTGATTGTTCCGGACCTGCCTTATGAGAGCCGGCCGGAGATTGCGCCTTTGGCAGCCGAATACGACATTGACATTATTCCGCTGATTGCCGAAACTTCTGGTGACCGCATTCAAAAAATCGCCCAAAGTGCGACCGGTTTTATATACATCATGGCTTCGCCTGCGCCTGATGAAATGACGGTGAAGTTGCCGCGGCTGCTTTCTGAAGTTAGAAAATACACTACTTTGCCAATCGTAATTTCCGCTAATGTGCAGACTGCCCAAGAATTTGCCCAAGCAGCGGCAATTGCCGATGGAGTGGCCGTCAGCGATGCCTTTGTTGAACTTGTGGGACAGCAGGAAGCCCCTGAAAAATTAAAAGAATTTGCGCAAAAAATTACAGCCAAAGATTGCTAA
- a CDS encoding GNAT family N-acetyltransferase, with protein sequence MIRKAKRTDFEDIFPILNQVFEEMDLATIKRLPISQFYDLMRLGFLSQYYRYSYQRIWVAVDRADRAVGLIDMYSYEDQKVIDFALKKEYAKVGLDLDTKIFTNDEALPSEWYIDSLAVAPGHWGQHIASHLLDYGFAVAKSRGFHRVSLNVDQENPRAQRLYVHKGFAPVSEMTIGARVYQHMVKEV encoded by the coding sequence ATGATTAGAAAAGCGAAACGGACAGATTTTGAAGATATTTTTCCCATTTTGAATCAAGTCTTTGAAGAAATGGATCTGGCGACGATTAAGCGCTTACCTATAAGCCAATTTTATGATCTGATGCGGCTGGGATTTCTTTCCCAGTATTACCGTTATTCATATCAGCGAATTTGGGTAGCTGTTGATCGTGCTGACCGCGCGGTGGGACTGATCGACATGTATTCGTATGAGGACCAAAAGGTGATCGACTTTGCCCTCAAAAAGGAGTATGCCAAGGTTGGTCTTGATCTTGACACCAAAATATTTACCAATGATGAAGCCTTGCCCAGTGAATGGTATATTGATTCGCTGGCGGTTGCGCCGGGCCATTGGGGTCAGCACATTGCCAGTCATTTACTTGATTATGGTTTTGCGGTTGCAAAGAGCAGAGGCTTTCACAGAGTCAGCTTGAATGTTGATCAAGAAAACCCTCGTGCACAGAGACTGTATGTACACAAGGGTTTTGCTCCGGTTTCTGAGATGACGATTGGCGCACGGGTTTACCAGCATATGGTTAAAGAAGTTTAG
- a CDS encoding Cof-type HAD-IIB family hydrolase, which translates to MIKLVACDLDGTLFNSKVEISQENIQAIRAAQENGIEFLIATGRGPTQSQQIIRKAGLKTGFININGALVFNKDGELQVKCAIPAAKVTQIVALLQKRHLYFEIIAANHAYTESIRKRIDYLAQMLVTLNPKLTLPQARITAANNKALLNIIEVNSYRELLVNKNIEVMKIIAFDARGADAFIDVKKDIKRLGGLAVTSSSAANIEINAERAQKGIALLDYAKIRGIKREEVAAIGDNLNDESMISNAGVGVAMGNAVPRIKKLAQVVTKTNNDNGVAYILNKFIAANAQK; encoded by the coding sequence TTGATTAAACTCGTCGCATGTGACCTTGACGGAACATTATTCAACAGCAAGGTCGAAATTTCGCAGGAAAATATTCAGGCAATTCGGGCAGCGCAAGAAAACGGGATTGAGTTTTTGATAGCAACCGGCCGGGGCCCAACGCAGTCGCAACAGATTATACGCAAAGCAGGGTTAAAGACCGGTTTCATCAACATCAACGGCGCCCTGGTTTTCAACAAAGATGGTGAGCTGCAGGTCAAGTGTGCCATTCCTGCTGCCAAGGTTACACAGATTGTTGCCTTGCTGCAAAAAAGACACCTTTATTTTGAAATTATTGCTGCTAACCATGCGTACACGGAAAGTATCAGAAAAAGAATCGACTACCTGGCACAAATGCTTGTCACGCTTAACCCCAAACTTACTTTACCGCAGGCACGCATAACCGCCGCAAACAATAAAGCTCTTTTAAACATCATTGAGGTTAACAGCTACCGCGAATTACTGGTAAACAAAAATATTGAAGTCATGAAAATTATTGCCTTTGATGCCCGCGGAGCCGATGCCTTTATCGATGTCAAAAAGGATATCAAACGCTTGGGCGGCTTGGCCGTTACCTCCAGCTCGGCTGCCAACATTGAAATTAATGCGGAGCGTGCGCAAAAGGGCATTGCTTTGCTGGATTATGCTAAAATAAGGGGAATTAAACGTGAAGAAGTTGCGGCAATCGGTGATAATCTCAACGATGAAAGCATGATTTCTAACGCCGGCGTCGGTGTGGCAATGGGTAATGCCGTTCCCAGAATTAAAAAATTAGCTCAGGTCGTTACCAAAACCAATAACGACAACGGTGTCGCTTATATTTTAAATAAATTCATTGCTGCAAACGCACAAAAGTAA
- a CDS encoding uracil-DNA glycosylase, producing MKKLIGNDWDEILEPVFASDEYQNLRTFLKEEYSTKKIYPDMYHIFTAFKLTPFADTKVVILGQDPYHNPGQATGMSFAVMPGIKLPPSLQNIYKELYDDVGAQPVEHGYLKKWADQGVLLLNAVLTVPYGHANGHQGKGWEMVTDSAIKALSDRGHVVFILWGRFAQNKLPLIDEEKNFVIKSAHPSPFSADRGFFGSRPFSRCNEALKNFGEAPIDWQLPKTVTKTDLA from the coding sequence ATGAAAAAGCTGATTGGCAACGACTGGGATGAGATCTTGGAACCGGTTTTTGCAAGTGACGAATATCAGAATTTACGAACTTTTTTAAAGGAAGAATATTCCACCAAAAAAATTTATCCGGACATGTATCATATTTTTACGGCCTTTAAATTGACGCCGTTTGCGGATACTAAGGTGGTCATTTTAGGGCAGGATCCGTATCATAATCCGGGGCAGGCCACCGGAATGAGTTTTGCGGTCATGCCGGGCATTAAGCTGCCGCCATCGCTGCAGAATATTTACAAAGAATTGTACGATGATGTGGGGGCCCAGCCGGTTGAGCACGGTTATCTGAAAAAATGGGCTGATCAGGGTGTTTTGCTGCTGAACGCGGTGCTGACGGTGCCTTACGGGCACGCTAATGGCCACCAGGGCAAGGGCTGGGAAATGGTCACCGATTCGGCGATCAAGGCCTTAAGTGATCGCGGACATGTGGTCTTCATCCTGTGGGGGCGTTTTGCCCAGAACAAGCTGCCGCTGATTGATGAAGAGAAGAATTTTGTCATTAAATCCGCTCACCCAAGTCCATTTTCGGCAGACCGCGGCTTTTTCGGCTCCCGCCCATTTTCGCGCTGCAACGAGGCCCTGAAAAACTTTGGCGAAGCACCGATTGATTGGCAGCTGCCAAAAACCGTTACTAAAACAGATTTAGCATAG
- the pta gene encoding phosphate acetyltransferase, with protein MSVFDLLKKQVEKADKKPRIVFPEGEDRRILQAASRLQAEGLIEAIILGVPTKVRALAEAAGIDLTGIQIVDFLNYPGIDQMAAAFIAARNKDISLEEAKKQLESAAYFGTMYVKLGKADGMVAGAAHSTADTVRPALQLIHTASGMHRVSGSFIMERGADKYVFADCAINIEPDAETLVEIAYQSVQTAKMINLEPRLAFLSFSTKGSAKGEMVTKVAEAAALFKQRYPQILADGELQFDAAFVPEVAQSKAPDSEIKGQANIFIFPELQSGNIAYKLTQRLGGFTAVGPILQGLAAPINDLSRGASSQDVYDMALLTAAQSLQGDYNETGN; from the coding sequence ATGAGTGTGTTTGACTTATTAAAAAAACAGGTGGAAAAGGCCGATAAAAAGCCGCGAATTGTTTTTCCCGAAGGTGAGGACAGGCGGATCTTGCAGGCGGCCAGTCGGCTGCAGGCAGAGGGACTGATTGAAGCAATAATTTTGGGTGTCCCGACTAAGGTTCGCGCGCTGGCAGAAGCAGCCGGAATTGATCTAACGGGGATACAGATAGTTGATTTTCTTAACTATCCGGGAATTGACCAGATGGCTGCGGCTTTTATTGCGGCAAGAAACAAGGACATCAGCTTAGAAGAGGCTAAGAAGCAGTTAGAGTCGGCTGCTTATTTTGGCACAATGTATGTCAAACTGGGCAAGGCCGATGGCATGGTCGCGGGTGCGGCTCATTCAACTGCGGATACGGTGCGGCCGGCGCTGCAGTTGATTCACACCGCCAGCGGGATGCACCGGGTCTCCGGCAGTTTCATCATGGAACGCGGTGCTGACAAGTATGTGTTTGCCGATTGTGCAATTAATATTGAGCCGGATGCGGAAACACTGGTTGAGATTGCCTACCAGTCGGTTCAGACTGCCAAAATGATTAACCTTGAACCGCGGCTGGCCTTTCTGAGTTTTTCCACAAAGGGTTCAGCTAAAGGTGAAATGGTGACCAAGGTGGCGGAAGCTGCAGCCCTGTTTAAGCAGCGCTACCCGCAAATTCTGGCCGATGGTGAATTGCAGTTTGATGCTGCCTTTGTGCCGGAAGTTGCCCAAAGCAAGGCACCGGATTCGGAAATAAAGGGGCAAGCTAACATCTTCATTTTTCCGGAATTGCAGTCGGGAAACATTGCCTATAAGCTGACTCAGCGCTTAGGTGGCTTTACCGCGGTGGGCCCAATTTTGCAGGGTCTGGCGGCCCCGATCAACGACTTGTCGCGCGGGGCCAGCAGCCAGGATGTTTATGACATGGCGCTTCTGACCGCTGCCCAAAGCTTGCAGGGAGATTACAATGAAACAGGAAATTGA
- the tsaE gene encoding tRNA (adenosine(37)-N6)-threonylcarbamoyltransferase complex ATPase subunit type 1 TsaE, with protein MKQEIDSPAQMKGLGAAVAQTAQPHDLLLLNGDLGAGKTTLTQGIGQALGVKRPVKSPTFTIVREYREAQLPLFHMDFYRLENDDLSSVDLAGYLAEPGLVVIEWPQLVLSDLPPDYLQLTISRIDDSWNSTKRLVEFSAHGQRNEEWLQAILAQINKQA; from the coding sequence ATGAAACAGGAAATTGATTCACCGGCACAAATGAAAGGGCTCGGGGCAGCCGTTGCCCAAACGGCCCAGCCGCATGATCTGCTGCTGCTCAATGGGGATCTCGGCGCCGGCAAAACCACGTTGACCCAGGGAATCGGCCAGGCATTGGGGGTTAAGCGGCCGGTAAAAAGTCCAACCTTTACGATTGTGCGCGAATACCGCGAGGCCCAGCTGCCCTTATTTCATATGGATTTTTACCGTTTGGAAAATGATGACCTGTCATCGGTTGATCTGGCTGGTTATCTAGCAGAGCCGGGATTGGTGGTGATCGAGTGGCCGCAGCTGGTGCTCAGTGATCTGCCGCCTGACTACCTGCAGTTGACAATCAGCCGGATCGATGACAGTTGGAATTCGACTAAGCGGCTGGTGGAATTCAGTGCACACGGCCAGCGCAACGAGGAGTGGCTGCAGGCGATTTTAGCGCAGATAAATAAGCAGGCTTAG
- a CDS encoding 3'-5' exonuclease, translating to MNFVAMDFETANRHPESACSLALVMVRNNEIVDRFYTVINPQMPFDGRNIQIHDITTDDVKDAPTMAEVWPKIKKLYQPGMLVTAHNARFDTNVMKESLARYGIQEPHYLVVDTLKTSRLFEPDLVNHKLDTVSTALNVELWHHHNALSDSEACAGILIAQNKQFGDEAIKNLIYQI from the coding sequence ATGAATTTTGTCGCAATGGATTTTGAAACTGCCAACCGCCACCCGGAAAGTGCCTGTTCACTGGCACTGGTCATGGTGCGCAACAATGAAATCGTTGACCGTTTTTATACCGTCATCAACCCGCAGATGCCCTTTGACGGGCGCAATATTCAAATACATGACATTACCACGGACGACGTCAAAGATGCCCCCACGATGGCCGAGGTTTGGCCGAAAATCAAAAAACTTTACCAGCCAGGGATGCTGGTGACCGCCCACAACGCCCGCTTTGATACCAATGTCATGAAAGAAAGCCTGGCCCGCTATGGTATTCAGGAACCGCATTATTTGGTGGTTGATACATTAAAAACCAGCAGGCTGTTTGAACCGGACCTGGTCAACCATAAACTAGATACAGTTTCCACTGCACTGAACGTTGAATTATGGCACCACCACAATGCTCTGAGCGACAGCGAGGCCTGTGCCGGGATCCTGATTGCACAAAACAAGCAATTCGGCGACGAAGCCATCAAAAACTTGATTTACCAAATATAA
- the murB gene encoding UDP-N-acetylmuramate dehydrogenase, which translates to MELLDLKKAGLDLEQGAPLSRYTFTKTGGPAEYLAFPKNLTELKKLLALVNEKQIPLTVIGNASNLIIRDGGIRGLVIILTKMNKITVTGNAVTAAAGARIIDTAFAGAHAGLSGLEFAAGIPGSVGGAVFMNAGAYGGEIKDAVTEVTVLTRSGEVRTYTNQEMNFSYRHSLVQENGAIVLAASFSLKRADKATILDQMNYLNALRKFKQPLEYPSCGSVFKRPAGHFVGPMIIKAGLQGKQIGGAQDSTKHAGFIVNRGGATATDYLDLIHLIQRVIKEKFAVELQTEVRIIGQD; encoded by the coding sequence GTGGAGTTGCTAGATTTAAAAAAAGCGGGGCTCGACCTCGAGCAGGGGGCTCCTCTCAGCCGTTATACTTTTACCAAGACGGGCGGACCTGCTGAATACTTGGCCTTTCCCAAGAATCTAACCGAGCTGAAAAAGCTGCTTGCGCTGGTCAATGAAAAGCAGATTCCGCTGACGGTAATCGGCAATGCCTCTAACTTGATCATCCGCGACGGCGGCATTCGTGGCCTGGTTATTATTTTAACTAAAATGAATAAAATTACGGTTACGGGCAATGCGGTCACCGCTGCTGCCGGAGCGCGGATCATTGATACTGCCTTTGCCGGGGCGCACGCGGGTCTTAGCGGCCTGGAATTTGCCGCGGGTATTCCCGGCAGTGTCGGCGGGGCCGTCTTTATGAATGCCGGCGCTTATGGCGGAGAGATCAAGGATGCCGTAACCGAAGTAACGGTTTTGACCCGCTCCGGTGAAGTTAGAACGTATACTAATCAGGAAATGAATTTTTCCTACCGACATTCGCTGGTTCAGGAAAATGGTGCGATCGTCCTTGCGGCTAGCTTTTCTTTAAAAAGAGCAGACAAGGCCACTATTTTGGACCAAATGAATTATCTGAATGCGTTGCGAAAATTTAAACAGCCGCTGGAATATCCGTCGTGCGGTAGTGTGTTTAAAAGGCCTGCGGGACACTTCGTGGGGCCGATGATTATTAAGGCCGGCCTGCAGGGCAAGCAAATCGGCGGTGCCCAGGATTCGACCAAACATGCCGGCTTCATCGTCAACCGCGGCGGTGCAACCGCAACAGATTATTTAGACTTAATTCACCTGATTCAGCGGGTGATTAAGGAAAAATTTGCAGTTGAGCTGCAGACAGAAGTTAGGATAATTGGTCAGGACTAA
- the cdaA gene encoding diadenylate cyclase CdaA: MHFNTTNLFTWSNLAVILDVLIIWFLVYHLIMLIKGTKAVQLAKGIVFIFFVRIIAGLLHLYALTWIVDQIVSWAVVGIIVIFQPEIRRGLEHLGRMPLFGGREESAHDESVKFIKELDKAIQYMSKRRIGALITIQQETGLDDYIETGIKLDAEVTGALLINIFIPNTPLHDGAVIINQDHRIAVAAAYLPLSDSEMIPKRLGTRHRAAVGISEVTDAITIVVSEETGGVTITKNGRFLLDMTRDEYMKYLTAELVPKTGEKTKWYQKIFSKIWKWGADR, from the coding sequence ATGCATTTTAATACGACAAATCTTTTTACCTGGAGTAATCTCGCCGTCATTTTGGATGTCCTGATCATCTGGTTCCTTGTTTACCATTTAATTATGCTGATTAAAGGAACTAAAGCCGTGCAGCTGGCGAAGGGGATAGTCTTTATTTTCTTTGTCAGGATTATTGCCGGCCTGCTCCACCTGTATGCACTGACCTGGATCGTTGACCAGATTGTTTCCTGGGCGGTTGTCGGGATTATCGTGATTTTCCAGCCGGAAATTCGGCGCGGGCTTGAACATCTGGGCCGGATGCCGCTCTTTGGCGGCCGCGAGGAAAGTGCCCATGACGAATCGGTCAAATTCATTAAGGAACTCGATAAGGCGATTCAGTACATGTCCAAACGGCGCATCGGCGCCCTGATCACCATTCAGCAGGAAACCGGACTTGATGATTATATTGAAACGGGCATCAAGCTTGACGCCGAGGTTACCGGCGCGCTTTTGATCAATATTTTTATTCCCAACACGCCGCTGCATGACGGAGCCGTGATCATCAACCAGGACCACCGGATTGCAGTTGCCGCCGCCTACTTGCCGCTTTCGGACAGTGAGATGATCCCCAAGCGCCTGGGGACCAGGCACCGTGCGGCTGTTGGTATTTCCGAGGTAACAGATGCCATCACGATCGTTGTGTCCGAAGAGACCGGCGGGGTAACAATTACCAAGAACGGCCGCTTTTTGCTGGACATGACGCGCGACGAGTACATGAAATATCTGACCGCCGAGCTTGTGCCTAAGACAGGTGAAAAAACTAAATGGTACCAAAAGATCTTTAGTAAAATTTGGAAGTGGGGTGCTGACCGATGA
- a CDS encoding YbbR-like domain-containing protein, translating into MKNFWKKSWFVKLVSLLIAVLLVIYIDSTQPGFMTQGENSKTQQTASETHTLKVPLQVSVNTDKYYVVGYPEKVSITLAGPNALVTSTVNTQNFRAYIDLTNKSIGKHTVRVQVSGLSKQLSYSISPKTLKVDIERRKSTTMPVQIEYNKSAVAHGYKVGKTSSNPQQVEVTGSRSEVDQIDQIVAKVVLPNGIDHSYHRQVILIAEDKHQRQLNVVIEPSTVAVTIPITIAKKTVKVSLDTKNEPSNKVYSLTSKVNEVTLYGTEESLAKIKELKVPVDLRGVDSSLTKQVELKLPDGVIKSDPTSIEVKIRVKDTGNTSKVNQN; encoded by the coding sequence ATGAAAAATTTCTGGAAAAAATCCTGGTTTGTTAAACTCGTTTCGCTCCTGATTGCCGTGCTGCTGGTGATCTACATTGATTCAACCCAGCCCGGTTTTATGACCCAGGGTGAAAACAGCAAGACGCAGCAAACTGCCAGCGAGACTCACACCTTGAAGGTTCCGCTGCAGGTTTCCGTTAATACCGATAAATATTACGTTGTTGGTTATCCGGAAAAGGTCAGCATCACGCTTGCGGGGCCGAATGCGCTTGTGACGTCGACCGTTAACACGCAAAACTTTCGTGCGTATATCGACTTAACCAATAAAAGCATCGGCAAGCACACGGTCAGGGTGCAGGTTAGCGGCTTAAGCAAGCAGCTCTCCTATTCCATCAGCCCGAAAACGCTCAAAGTTGATATTGAACGGCGAAAGTCAACAACAATGCCTGTACAAATAGAGTATAATAAGAGTGCTGTAGCTCATGGCTATAAAGTTGGAAAAACGAGCAGCAATCCCCAGCAGGTTGAGGTTACGGGTTCGCGCAGCGAGGTCGACCAGATTGACCAAATTGTTGCCAAGGTGGTTTTGCCTAACGGGATTGATCATAGTTATCACCGCCAGGTGATTTTGATTGCCGAGGATAAGCACCAGCGGCAGTTAAATGTGGTGATTGAACCCTCAACGGTTGCGGTCACGATTCCAATTACAATTGCCAAAAAGACCGTCAAGGTCAGTTTGGATACCAAGAATGAGCCGAGCAATAAAGTATATTCTTTGACCAGCAAAGTTAATGAAGTAACGCTTTATGGCACAGAAGAGTCTCTAGCAAAAATTAAGGAATTAAAAGTGCCGGTTGATCTGCGCGGCGTTGATTCTTCGCTTACTAAGCAGGTAGAATTAAAATTGCCTGATGGCGTGATTAAGTCTGACCCGACAAGCATTGAAGTAAAGATTCGGGTCAAGGATACAGGCAATACAAGTAAAGTTAATCAGAATTAA